The following proteins are co-located in the Granulicella pectinivorans genome:
- a CDS encoding ArnT family glycosyltransferase yields MKPTATFSILARSYAGGPRPRNTAMILGGLWLLLFFAALFAPPLLDDADATHANAARAMATTGDLVTLKVNGIRYLEKAPLPYWLVALSFRIFGFNTFAVHLPQALAVALLALLGHRWANQAFGARTAFYTSIAILSTTGVFLFTRIFIPEVLLSLLLGMALFAMLKALYPEDDAPAEATQDAAGDERPADAWYAGTLFYPYAMWASLALAVLTKGLVALVFFFGTGLVFLLLMGDLRRIRRLKPVSGIVLFLAIAAPWHILAGLRNTGGMNGHGFFWFYFINEHVLRFLGKRIPMDYNKLPGYLYWMQHAVWLFPWSLFLPLSLSALRRRYVHQTTGLTHHVPSKFNTPLLNVGFLVACFGMQAILHLDWFTFLVLVLAGSAALGIPRRRAHGGLKLSPFHRIDAPQRTMLLLGIFTTIILAFFSLSTNQEYYTFPAYLPILLLTCAAITRAEQTYVHNADGRRWIAFAHASLTVMGVLIALALGYGLWVSRHLPFVPDIGDLLAHRSVGDYTLSMSHVFDLTGQSFAALRLPALLAAFAFATGPAIAWMLRMQRRHIAATTTVALTSALFLFAAHVALVRFAPMLSSEDMAASIHELEASGRIAPQNEVMLYGDQAYGSSIPFYLGRQVLLVDGRSTSMLFGASFPDAPHIFLTSADLARQWGKGERKLLFVPLEKRDEVDRLLGSRQIVLEETSGKALITDRPLDH; encoded by the coding sequence ATGAAACCAACAGCTACTTTTTCCATTCTGGCCCGCTCCTACGCCGGCGGGCCGCGTCCGCGGAATACGGCGATGATCCTCGGCGGGCTATGGCTTCTGCTGTTCTTCGCGGCGCTGTTTGCCCCGCCGCTGCTGGACGACGCCGACGCCACCCACGCCAACGCCGCACGCGCCATGGCCACCACCGGCGACCTCGTGACGCTGAAGGTAAACGGGATACGCTATCTCGAAAAGGCACCGCTTCCCTACTGGCTGGTCGCACTCTCGTTCCGCATCTTTGGATTCAATACGTTCGCGGTGCATCTGCCGCAGGCGCTGGCGGTGGCCCTGCTCGCCCTGCTGGGGCATCGATGGGCCAACCAGGCCTTCGGAGCACGGACCGCCTTCTATACCTCCATCGCAATTCTGAGCACCACCGGCGTGTTCCTGTTCACGCGGATCTTCATTCCGGAGGTGCTGCTTTCGCTGCTGCTGGGGATGGCCCTGTTCGCGATGCTGAAGGCGCTCTATCCGGAAGACGACGCGCCCGCCGAAGCGACGCAGGATGCTGCAGGAGACGAGCGGCCAGCCGACGCATGGTACGCCGGGACTCTGTTCTATCCGTATGCGATGTGGGCTTCACTGGCGCTGGCAGTGCTCACCAAGGGACTGGTCGCGCTGGTCTTCTTCTTCGGCACGGGACTGGTGTTTCTGCTGCTGATGGGAGACCTGCGGCGCATCCGGCGGCTCAAGCCTGTCTCCGGCATCGTGCTTTTCCTGGCGATCGCGGCTCCGTGGCACATCCTCGCTGGGCTGCGCAATACCGGCGGCATGAACGGCCACGGCTTCTTCTGGTTCTACTTCATCAACGAACATGTGCTGCGCTTCCTGGGCAAGCGCATCCCCATGGACTACAACAAGCTGCCGGGCTATCTCTACTGGATGCAGCATGCGGTGTGGCTGTTTCCGTGGAGCCTCTTCCTGCCGCTGTCCCTCTCTGCCCTGCGCCGCCGCTACGTCCACCAGACGACCGGCTTGACGCACCATGTGCCTTCGAAGTTCAACACACCTCTGCTGAATGTCGGCTTTCTGGTGGCGTGTTTCGGGATGCAGGCGATCCTGCATCTGGACTGGTTTACATTCCTGGTGCTTGTGCTGGCCGGGTCGGCAGCGCTCGGGATTCCGCGGCGGCGGGCTCACGGCGGGCTGAAGCTTTCGCCCTTTCACCGCATCGACGCGCCACAGCGCACGATGCTTCTGCTGGGCATCTTCACGACGATCATCCTGGCGTTCTTCTCGCTCTCGACCAATCAGGAGTACTACACGTTCCCGGCGTATCTGCCGATCCTTCTGCTGACCTGCGCGGCCATCACGCGCGCCGAGCAAACCTACGTGCACAACGCAGACGGACGGCGCTGGATCGCCTTCGCCCATGCCTCCCTCACCGTCATGGGAGTCTTGATTGCACTGGCTCTCGGCTACGGACTCTGGGTGAGCCGCCACCTGCCCTTCGTGCCGGACATCGGCGACCTGCTGGCGCATCGCAGCGTCGGCGACTACACACTTTCCATGTCGCATGTCTTCGACCTGACAGGACAGAGCTTCGCCGCGCTGCGTCTGCCCGCGCTGCTGGCGGCGTTCGCGTTTGCGACCGGCCCGGCGATCGCATGGATGCTGCGCATGCAGAGACGTCACATCGCGGCCACAACCACCGTCGCCCTGACGAGCGCGCTCTTCCTCTTCGCGGCGCATGTTGCGCTGGTCCGGTTTGCGCCGATGCTCTCCTCCGAGGACATGGCCGCGTCGATCCACGAACTGGAAGCAAGCGGACGCATCGCGCCCCAAAACGAGGTGATGCTCTACGGCGATCAGGCCTATGGATCGTCGATCCCCTTCTATCTCGGGCGGCAGGTCCTTCTTGTGGACGGTCGCTCCACTTCAATGCTCTTCGGGGCGAGTTTTCCCGATGCACCGCATATCTTCCTGACCAGCGCCGACCTCGCCAGGCAGTGGGGCAAGGGCGAGCGCAAACTGCTGTTCGTGCCACTCGAGAAGCGCGACGAGGTGGACCGACTGCTGGGCAGCCGCCAGATCGTGCTGGAAGAGACCTCCGGCAAAGCACTCATCACTGACAGACCTCTGGATCACTGA
- a CDS encoding ArnT family glycosyltransferase has product MSETHQQPAYSWRPQSIALILLAWLILQLGGIFSPGLLDDVDSVYIQIAREMLARHDFVTPTIDGIRFFDKPPLMYWMAAGSMRLFGIHDWAARLPLALAVLALFVSVYALGIRLFRSVSPEESPDRGGLYAALALATSVGPYLYTRFYIPDILIALWMTIGVHLTLVAVERVRPTRSRRSRESALLPCLGFAAVLALNLLTKGLIGLVFPLGFVVVYLALTGQLKLLSKLHVFASTAVFLIIALPWHILAALRNPAIALPPGMELPAQGGWAWFYLYNEHVARFLSKRVPHDYGLTPVWLFWLYVVVWAMPYAAFLPGAVAEQVRVILRRSMIASRDQEPAFALLTWALLVLGFFSISNRQEYYSIPALPALALLAAGLLARADRPIADVEDQRARSGVLGWSAWLLVPLTTLVALVCGFFAITAPKPAPGADLSTLLASNPDLYNVSLGHLFDLTGAAMGLFRGPLAAVAIGMLLVGLGSYILRRKGHGYAATLALAGGMTITLLAAHEGLVRFNPILGSKDLAMAIEKVRQPGDVILLDGELTSGSTLLFYTGQPVRLVNGRVNGPWFGSFWPDSPHIFETDDSLHTLWGGTARVFLLTYSSKRAADLAQFGPVHTLATGGGKTILTNR; this is encoded by the coding sequence ATGAGCGAAACCCACCAACAACCCGCATACTCCTGGCGTCCGCAGTCGATCGCACTGATCCTGCTGGCATGGTTGATCCTGCAACTGGGAGGCATCTTCTCGCCGGGCCTGCTCGACGACGTCGACTCCGTCTACATCCAGATCGCGCGCGAGATGCTGGCACGCCACGATTTCGTCACGCCGACCATCGACGGCATCCGCTTCTTCGACAAGCCGCCGCTGATGTACTGGATGGCCGCCGGTTCGATGCGCCTCTTCGGCATCCACGACTGGGCCGCACGACTTCCCCTGGCGCTGGCGGTGCTGGCACTCTTCGTCTCTGTGTATGCGCTTGGCATCCGATTGTTCCGCAGCGTTTCGCCGGAGGAAAGCCCCGACCGTGGCGGACTTTACGCTGCGCTCGCCCTTGCGACCAGCGTGGGACCATACCTGTACACGCGCTTCTATATCCCCGACATTCTGATCGCGCTGTGGATGACCATCGGCGTTCACCTGACGCTGGTTGCGGTGGAACGCGTGCGCCCAACCCGGTCGCGGCGTTCGCGTGAGTCGGCGCTTCTTCCCTGCCTCGGATTCGCCGCGGTGCTGGCGTTGAACCTGCTGACGAAGGGGCTGATCGGGCTGGTGTTTCCGCTCGGCTTCGTGGTGGTCTACCTCGCGCTGACGGGACAACTGAAGCTGCTGTCCAAGCTGCATGTGTTCGCAAGCACGGCGGTCTTCCTCATCATCGCGCTGCCCTGGCACATCCTCGCGGCGCTGCGGAACCCCGCCATCGCGCTCCCCCCCGGCATGGAGCTGCCAGCACAGGGAGGCTGGGCGTGGTTCTATCTGTACAACGAGCACGTGGCGCGCTTCCTCTCCAAGCGCGTTCCGCATGACTATGGACTGACCCCGGTGTGGCTGTTCTGGCTGTACGTCGTCGTCTGGGCGATGCCCTACGCCGCATTCCTGCCGGGAGCGGTGGCCGAGCAGGTTCGCGTCATCCTACGGCGGTCGATGATCGCGAGCCGGGATCAGGAACCCGCCTTCGCACTGCTCACCTGGGCCCTTCTGGTGCTTGGATTCTTCTCGATCTCAAACCGGCAGGAATACTACTCGATTCCGGCGCTGCCCGCGCTGGCCCTCCTGGCAGCGGGGCTTCTCGCCCGCGCCGACCGGCCCATCGCCGATGTGGAAGACCAACGCGCCCGGAGCGGGGTTCTGGGGTGGTCCGCATGGCTGCTGGTGCCGTTGACCACGCTGGTCGCACTCGTCTGCGGCTTCTTCGCCATCACGGCTCCGAAGCCCGCGCCGGGAGCCGATCTGTCGACGCTCCTGGCGAGCAACCCGGACCTTTACAACGTCTCGCTGGGGCATCTCTTCGACCTGACCGGCGCGGCCATGGGACTCTTCCGCGGGCCGCTTGCCGCCGTCGCCATCGGAATGCTGCTGGTGGGCCTTGGCAGCTACATCCTGCGTCGCAAGGGGCACGGCTACGCAGCCACGCTCGCGCTCGCCGGCGGCATGACGATCACGCTGCTCGCAGCGCATGAGGGTCTGGTGCGCTTCAATCCGATTCTGGGATCGAAAGACCTCGCGATGGCCATCGAAAAAGTCCGCCAGCCAGGCGATGTCATTCTTCTGGATGGCGAGCTGACCTCAGGCTCCACGCTGCTGTTCTACACCGGGCAACCGGTTCGCCTCGTCAACGGGCGTGTGAATGGGCCGTGGTTCGGCTCGTTCTGGCCCGACTCCCCCCACATCTTCGAGACGGATGACTCGCTCCATACGCTGTGGGGTGGGACTGCCCGGGTCTTCCTGCTGACGTACTCGTCAAAACGCGCCGCCGACCTCGCGCAGTTCGGTCCAGTACACACGCTGGCTACTGGCGGCGGGAAGACGATCCTGACCAATCGATAG
- a CDS encoding glycosyltransferase has product MSVVLHVLFYAAIVGTVTSTIYCGMVLAAAVRFGLRKRREDRAPADFLPPVSLLKPLHGSEDGLERNIETFFEQKYPAPFELLFCARHETDEGLKLARRVGARYPHVDARYLTCGEPMPKFHNAKVYSLEKLDAEAKNDLFITSDADVRVEPDYILRLIQNLRDPHMGLASCLYIGTLDHPAKAGLSAHLDAVGKSVEMSSGVLVADMLEGTKFALGATQVLPRKSFQAVGGFAELGQFYADDFVLGNRLAEQGTGVRMASHVIRLMVQDTPFWLSFRNQLRWMQSTRRSRPWGHLGSGLTFAMPFGILGLIWGLLSGHALLGVVWLLAMVVNRWLQAGAILTVLGDSGWLHGTLLYPLRDLLGSILWLGSYGGDNFYYRGKIYKLKDGGRVEAPE; this is encoded by the coding sequence ATGAGTGTTGTACTGCACGTCTTGTTCTATGCCGCGATCGTCGGCACGGTGACTTCCACGATTTACTGCGGCATGGTGCTGGCGGCTGCCGTGCGTTTTGGCCTGCGCAAACGCCGCGAAGACCGCGCCCCTGCTGACTTTCTGCCTCCCGTCAGCCTGCTGAAGCCCTTGCACGGCAGCGAGGACGGCCTCGAGCGCAACATCGAAACCTTCTTCGAGCAGAAGTACCCCGCGCCGTTCGAGCTTCTCTTTTGCGCCCGTCACGAGACCGACGAGGGCCTCAAGCTTGCTCGTCGCGTCGGTGCCCGCTACCCCCACGTGGATGCCCGCTATCTCACCTGCGGCGAGCCCATGCCGAAGTTCCACAACGCGAAGGTCTACTCGCTCGAAAAGCTGGACGCGGAGGCGAAGAACGACCTCTTCATCACCAGCGACGCCGATGTCCGCGTCGAGCCGGACTACATCCTGCGGCTCATCCAGAACCTGCGCGACCCCCACATGGGCCTGGCCTCATGCCTGTACATCGGCACCCTGGACCACCCGGCCAAGGCCGGCCTCTCGGCGCATCTCGATGCCGTCGGCAAGAGCGTGGAGATGTCGTCCGGCGTCCTCGTCGCGGATATGCTCGAAGGCACGAAGTTTGCCCTTGGCGCCACCCAGGTGCTTCCTCGGAAGTCCTTCCAGGCGGTCGGCGGCTTTGCCGAACTGGGCCAGTTCTACGCCGACGATTTCGTGCTGGGAAACCGCCTCGCCGAGCAGGGCACAGGCGTCCGGATGGCAAGCCACGTCATCCGCCTGATGGTGCAGGACACGCCCTTCTGGCTCTCGTTCCGGAACCAGTTGCGCTGGATGCAGAGCACACGCCGCTCGCGCCCGTGGGGACATCTGGGTAGCGGCCTGACGTTTGCGATGCCGTTCGGCATCCTCGGCCTCATCTGGGGTTTGCTCAGCGGACATGCTCTGCTCGGGGTCGTGTGGCTGCTGGCGATGGTGGTCAACCGCTGGCTGCAGGCGGGAGCGATCCTGACCGTGCTGGGAGACAGCGGATGGCTGCACGGCACGCTGCTCTACCCCTTGCGCGATCTGCTCGGCAGCATCCTCTGGCTGGGCAGCTATGGTGGAGACAACTTTTACTATCGCGGCAAGATCTACAAGCTCAAGGACGGCGGACGCGTAGAAGCACCGGAATAA
- a CDS encoding MerR family transcriptional regulator gives MATKRKSKGAYMISSVAEMYEIHPQTLRLYEREGLLRPSRSDGNTRLYTDEDLERLEFILNLARDLGVNIAGIAIVLQMRERMEEMNRQMQGFVDYVRTEMLSRMQPQQPGAGLIPMRRPVVTPPKEPVKARLVRKKS, from the coding sequence ATGGCAACGAAACGCAAAAGCAAAGGCGCGTACATGATCTCCTCGGTCGCGGAGATGTACGAGATTCACCCCCAGACGCTCCGTCTCTACGAGCGCGAAGGCCTCCTGCGCCCCTCGCGGTCCGACGGCAACACCCGCCTTTACACCGACGAAGACCTCGAGCGGCTCGAGTTCATCCTGAACCTGGCGCGTGACCTCGGCGTCAATATTGCCGGCATCGCGATCGTGCTGCAGATGCGGGAGCGCATGGAGGAGATGAACCGGCAGATGCAGGGCTTCGTCGACTACGTCCGCACGGAGATGCTGTCGCGCATGCAGCCGCAGCAGCCGGGTGCCGGGCTTATCCCCATGCGCCGGCCCGTCGTGACCCCACCCAAAGAGCCCGTCAAAGCCCGGCTCGTCCGCAAGAAGTCCTGA
- a CDS encoding DnaJ C-terminal domain-containing protein — translation MATQTKDYYGTLGVKKTATQDDIRKAFRKLARKYHPDVNPNDKKAEEKFKEISEANDVLSDEKKRKVFDQFGFYSDNIDPAAAEAAARGGSGFPGGGGFRSGGAGRGGQEVPFDFGGFDFSDFQARGGGAQQQAGGGFGGSFRDVFSGIFNGGGRGASRGPQPGTDLEYQVSVDFWTAVRGGVTKLEITRQETCPTCKGRTTTGGSGECPECHGSGQVTQMGGRMKFNIQCPRCGGTGRADHPCGTCHGQGVVTKKEPLEFRIKAGTRDGQRIRLAGKGNAGVDGGAAGDLFLIIKTGIHPVFTRSVDDIYVTVPVTVTEAALGAKIDVPTIDGIAQLKIPQGTQTGQKLRLREKGVVSAAREGLRGDQIVEVKIVVPKVQDERSKEILRELAKLNPEDPREGLFTEV, via the coding sequence ATGGCGACGCAGACAAAGGACTATTACGGCACGCTTGGCGTGAAGAAGACGGCGACGCAGGACGACATCCGCAAGGCGTTCCGGAAGCTTGCACGCAAATACCACCCGGACGTGAACCCGAACGACAAGAAGGCCGAAGAGAAGTTCAAGGAGATCTCGGAGGCGAACGATGTGCTTTCGGACGAGAAGAAGCGCAAGGTCTTCGACCAGTTCGGCTTCTACTCCGACAATATCGACCCTGCGGCGGCTGAGGCTGCGGCACGGGGAGGCTCGGGCTTTCCCGGCGGCGGAGGCTTCCGTTCGGGCGGCGCGGGTCGCGGTGGGCAGGAGGTTCCGTTCGACTTCGGCGGGTTCGATTTCTCGGACTTCCAGGCGCGCGGCGGAGGAGCCCAGCAGCAAGCTGGTGGAGGATTTGGCGGAAGCTTCCGCGATGTCTTCAGCGGTATCTTCAACGGCGGCGGACGTGGTGCCTCGCGTGGGCCGCAGCCGGGGACCGACCTGGAGTACCAGGTCAGCGTGGACTTCTGGACGGCGGTGCGTGGTGGTGTGACCAAGCTTGAGATCACGCGCCAGGAGACGTGCCCCACCTGCAAGGGGCGCACGACGACGGGTGGAAGCGGAGAGTGCCCGGAGTGCCACGGCTCCGGCCAGGTGACGCAGATGGGCGGACGGATGAAGTTCAACATCCAGTGCCCGCGCTGCGGCGGAACGGGACGCGCGGATCATCCCTGCGGTACCTGCCACGGGCAGGGCGTCGTGACGAAGAAAGAGCCGTTGGAGTTCCGCATCAAGGCCGGTACGCGCGATGGCCAGAGGATTCGTCTGGCTGGCAAGGGCAACGCCGGGGTTGACGGCGGAGCAGCGGGCGACCTGTTCCTGATCATCAAGACGGGCATCCACCCTGTCTTTACGCGTTCGGTCGACGATATCTATGTGACGGTTCCGGTGACGGTGACCGAGGCCGCTCTCGGTGCGAAGATCGATGTGCCTACGATCGACGGAATCGCCCAGTTGAAGATTCCGCAGGGCACGCAGACGGGCCAAAAGCTGCGCCTGCGCGAGAAGGGCGTCGTTTCGGCGGCGCGCGAGGGGCTGCGCGGAGACCAGATCGTCGAGGTGAAGATCGTGGTGCCGAAGGTGCAGGATGAGCGGTCGAAGGAGATTCTGCGCGAACTGGCCAAGCTGAATCCGGAAGATCCTCGCGAGGGGCTGTTTACGGAGGTATAA
- a CDS encoding Fpg/Nei family DNA glycosylase, which yields MPEGNELHRWAKMQTEAFGGKKVRVEGPNGRFADAVLLDGRVLREVMAVGKHIGYDFGKDRKLHVHMGLYGDFTEGTGPAPEMRGALRLRISTKSDWLELRGPTDCSVWTDEQWEALKARLGPDPLNDDDPERGFQAILAKKTTSIGALLMDQTVFSGIGNIYRAEFLFRARVSPFRAGAQMTREELKAIWKDALKLMPEGMVDRRIVTTKPPDRPHSKGPALDEEVNYVYRRKGKPCFVCGTKIEMKVMAGRNLFWCPTCQAA from the coding sequence GTGCCAGAGGGGAATGAGCTTCATCGGTGGGCGAAGATGCAGACCGAGGCGTTTGGCGGAAAGAAGGTGCGCGTGGAGGGCCCGAACGGGCGGTTCGCCGATGCCGTTCTGCTGGATGGGCGCGTGTTGCGCGAGGTGATGGCCGTCGGCAAACACATCGGTTACGACTTTGGTAAGGATCGCAAGCTGCATGTCCATATGGGTCTCTATGGAGACTTCACCGAGGGCACCGGGCCGGCCCCGGAGATGCGTGGCGCGCTGCGTCTGCGGATCTCGACCAAGAGTGACTGGCTGGAGCTGCGTGGGCCTACCGATTGCTCGGTTTGGACCGATGAACAGTGGGAGGCGTTGAAGGCGAGGCTTGGCCCGGATCCGCTGAACGACGATGATCCCGAACGCGGCTTCCAAGCGATCCTGGCGAAGAAGACGACGTCGATCGGCGCTTTGCTCATGGACCAGACGGTCTTCTCGGGCATCGGCAATATCTACCGTGCGGAGTTCCTGTTTCGCGCCCGCGTCAGCCCGTTTCGCGCAGGCGCGCAGATGACGCGTGAGGAGTTGAAGGCGATCTGGAAGGATGCCCTGAAGCTGATGCCGGAGGGCATGGTCGACCGGCGCATCGTGACGACGAAGCCTCCGGACAGGCCGCACAGCAAGGGGCCGGCACTGGACGAAGAGGTGAACTACGTCTACCGGCGCAAGGGCAAGCCGTGTTTCGTATGCGGCACGAAGATTGAAATGAAGGTGATGGCTGGGCGCAACCTCTTCTGGTGCCCCACCTGTCAGGCAGCGTAA
- the dnaK gene encoding molecular chaperone DnaK, with protein sequence MGKIIGIDLGTTNSCVAVMEGGEPKVIANEEGGRTTPSIVAFTKSGERLVGQVAKRQAITNPENTVYSIKRFMGRRMNEVGDEMKMVPYKVIAKGDNVGVLAQGKEFTAPEVSAMILQKLKKAAEDYLGTSVTEAVITVPAYFNDAQRQATKDAGKIAGLDVKRIVNEPTAAALAYGLDKKKDETIAVYDFGGGTFDISILEVGDGVIEVKSTNGDTHLGGDNLDERIVEWLITEFKSETGLDLRNKGNEMALQRLRDAAEKAKIELSTAQESEINLPFITADATGPKHLVRNLTRAKLESLVDDLLQRSIGPSKQAMKDAGVDASKIDEVVLVGGQTRMPAIQKLVKELFGKEPHKGVNPDEVVAIGAAVQAGVLAGEVKDLLLLDVTPLTLSIETMGGVATSMIQRNTTIPTKKTETFSTAADNQTEVEVHVLQGERPMAAQNRTLGKFKLSGIPTAPRGVPQIEVTFDIDANGILNVTAKDNATGKDQKITITSSSGLSKEEVERMAKDAEAHAAEDKEQRDAVEARNGLDSMVYNVEKMIKDGGEKVDASDKTEVESALAESKATLAGTPTAAELNASREKLTAASHKLAEALYKANAAAPTDGATADGGAQAETKKDEGVIDAEYVDVDHK encoded by the coding sequence ATGGGAAAGATTATCGGGATTGATTTAGGAACGACGAACTCCTGCGTGGCCGTGATGGAAGGCGGCGAGCCGAAGGTGATTGCGAACGAAGAGGGTGGCCGTACTACGCCGTCCATCGTGGCCTTTACCAAGAGCGGAGAGCGTCTGGTGGGACAGGTGGCGAAGCGTCAGGCGATTACGAACCCTGAGAACACCGTGTACTCCATCAAGCGCTTCATGGGCCGCCGCATGAACGAAGTCGGCGACGAGATGAAGATGGTGCCGTACAAGGTGATCGCCAAGGGCGATAACGTCGGCGTGCTGGCGCAGGGCAAGGAGTTCACCGCGCCGGAAGTGTCGGCGATGATTCTGCAGAAACTGAAGAAGGCTGCCGAGGATTACCTGGGCACCTCGGTGACCGAGGCCGTCATCACGGTTCCTGCGTACTTCAACGACGCGCAGCGCCAGGCCACCAAAGATGCAGGTAAGATCGCCGGTCTGGATGTGAAGCGTATCGTCAACGAGCCCACTGCGGCTGCGCTGGCGTACGGTCTCGACAAGAAGAAGGACGAGACGATTGCTGTGTACGACTTTGGCGGCGGTACGTTCGATATCTCGATCCTCGAAGTAGGCGACGGCGTGATCGAAGTGAAGTCGACCAACGGCGATACGCACCTTGGCGGCGATAACCTCGACGAGCGCATCGTGGAGTGGCTGATCACGGAGTTCAAGTCGGAGACGGGCCTCGATCTGCGCAACAAGGGCAACGAGATGGCGCTGCAGCGTCTGCGCGACGCGGCCGAGAAGGCGAAGATCGAGCTGTCGACGGCGCAGGAGTCGGAGATCAACCTGCCCTTCATCACGGCGGATGCGACCGGACCGAAGCACCTTGTCCGCAACCTGACCCGTGCCAAGCTCGAGTCGCTGGTGGATGACCTGTTGCAGCGTTCGATCGGACCCTCCAAGCAGGCCATGAAGGATGCCGGTGTGGATGCGTCGAAGATCGACGAGGTGGTTCTCGTCGGTGGCCAGACCCGCATGCCCGCGATCCAGAAGCTGGTGAAGGAGTTGTTCGGCAAGGAGCCGCACAAGGGTGTGAACCCGGATGAGGTTGTGGCGATCGGTGCGGCTGTTCAGGCTGGTGTGCTCGCCGGCGAAGTGAAGGACCTGCTTCTGCTCGACGTGACCCCGCTGACGCTCTCCATCGAGACGATGGGCGGCGTGGCGACCAGCATGATCCAGCGCAACACGACGATTCCGACCAAGAAGACGGAGACCTTCTCGACCGCGGCCGATAACCAGACCGAAGTCGAAGTCCACGTCCTCCAGGGCGAGCGTCCGATGGCTGCGCAGAACCGTACGCTGGGCAAGTTCAAGCTGAGTGGCATTCCCACGGCTCCTCGTGGAGTCCCGCAGATCGAGGTCACCTTCGACATCGATGCAAACGGCATTCTGAACGTGACGGCGAAGGACAACGCGACCGGCAAGGATCAGAAGATCACCATCACGTCGTCTTCGGGTCTGAGCAAGGAAGAAGTCGAGCGCATGGCCAAGGACGCCGAGGCGCACGCGGCCGAGGACAAGGAGCAGCGCGATGCAGTTGAGGCGCGCAACGGTCTCGACTCGATGGTCTACAACGTCGAGAAGATGATCAAGGACGGTGGCGAGAAGGTGGACGCGAGCGACAAGACCGAGGTTGAGTCTGCGCTGGCGGAATCCAAGGCGACGCTGGCCGGAACACCGACGGCTGCTGAGCTGAACGCCTCACGCGAGAAGCTGACGGCGGCGAGCCACAAGCTGGCCGAGGCGCTCTACAAGGCCAACGCAGCGGCTCCGACGGATGGCGCGACGGCCGATGGCGGCGCGCAGGCTGAAACGAAGAAGGACGAAGGCGTCATCGATGCGGAGTATGTCGACGTCGATCACAAGTAA
- a CDS encoding SH3 domain-containing protein, whose translation MRLAHVILLALLPTTFLPAQKQKKDNQSGYDRSAKATLLHPANVYVAPDDSSQRAAVVNPGHEVVIAERSGPWVRVFANTDVRDVTDDRDEPEFKDDDPTPASGWIRDKGIITPTSPNGDRILYGAAANYEFAASQPHAPADAASAAHLLYRRVATYYPQSPLAAESAWRSADIRWQIDKRDQATLPSAKEQDPSLRPGMYEGEMKLVIKLFPGSPQAAKAAYEMLDNKLCGDWQGLPKCPEQESALYEKYAERNPASPRAAEALYEAAFRQGSLVAMYEVEENHKRAQAAAAHAQSIAQQMRAKYPDSDFTVRAEAIAYKVAQNIPIYGNDRD comes from the coding sequence ATGCGCCTGGCCCATGTCATCCTGCTGGCTCTCCTTCCCACGACGTTTCTTCCTGCCCAGAAGCAGAAGAAGGACAACCAGTCGGGCTACGACCGCTCCGCCAAAGCCACCCTGTTGCATCCGGCCAACGTCTACGTGGCACCCGACGACTCCTCGCAGCGCGCGGCAGTCGTGAATCCTGGCCACGAGGTCGTCATCGCCGAGCGTTCCGGCCCCTGGGTGCGCGTCTTCGCCAACACCGACGTCCGCGACGTCACCGATGACCGCGATGAGCCGGAGTTCAAGGACGACGATCCCACACCAGCCTCCGGATGGATCCGCGACAAGGGCATCATCACCCCCACCAGCCCCAACGGCGACAGAATCCTCTACGGCGCGGCGGCGAACTACGAGTTCGCCGCCTCCCAGCCCCACGCCCCCGCCGACGCCGCCTCCGCCGCGCATCTGCTCTACCGCCGCGTGGCCACCTACTACCCCCAATCGCCGCTGGCCGCCGAATCCGCCTGGCGCTCCGCCGATATCCGCTGGCAGATCGACAAGCGCGATCAAGCCACCCTGCCCTCGGCCAAGGAGCAGGACCCAAGCCTCCGCCCCGGTATGTACGAGGGCGAGATGAAGCTGGTCATCAAGCTCTTCCCCGGCTCCCCCCAGGCCGCCAAAGCCGCCTACGAGATGCTCGACAACAAGCTCTGCGGCGACTGGCAGGGATTGCCCAAGTGCCCCGAGCAGGAGTCTGCGCTCTACGAGAAGTACGCGGAGCGGAATCCGGCGAGCCCACGCGCCGCTGAAGCTCTGTACGAAGCCGCCTTCCGCCAGGGCTCGCTCGTGGCGATGTACGAGGTGGAGGAGAACCACAAACGCGCCCAGGCCGCCGCCGCCCACGCCCAGTCCATCGCCCAGCAGATGCGCGCCAAATACCCAGACTCCGACTTCACCGTGCGCGCCGAAGCCATCGCCTATAAGGTGGCGCAAAACATCCCGATCTACGGGAACGACCGGGATTAG